CCATCTGTCGTGGCTGCATCCTGTAAATAACACATGCAACCCAACGATGCATTATAACTAAGCAGCAGCAGTCCCCTTACACACACCCATCCACACACCCATCCCTTTCTGTCCCATCCAGCACCTACTACATCACAGGACATATTGCCAACTAGGTTGCCAAGTTCAGCCTACCACCACAGGTATCCAAATCAACCCTTTAAGTCTATCTGTAAAGGAGAAAGTGTTTTGCATTATGCCAAATGGTTCTTCCTTTAGTTACTTTCTGTGAGCATTTTAAGCAGTTGGGGAACATCCCTTTCATCCTGATTCATTACTAGAATATGAATCAGCATCATTGACTCATTTCCTGATTCATGATTTCATGAACCAAatctttccccccctccccccttatTCTTAGTCCCGTATTGGGGAACCAACAGTTACCAAGGGCTTTTGAACTTTGTCTTGTCCGCATCAGTCCCTGCTTGATATTTGTCTCTGTGTTCTGTCTACATTTGaaatttaaacttctttttcaaCCCAATCCATTAGTCTTGGTCTTACAACAAGGATGCACTGGGCTCTTCACTCTTAACCATGTGTTGAGCTGTAAAGATAAATGGTCGTGGCATGCACTTTTACAAGCTGGCCAACTGTTGAGATGCTTTACTTCATCATAGGGTCCTACCCTTGGGATGCAAGATGAGAAATAATGCAGTACCACTGTCTTTATGGAGTGATAAAAATCAGGCTCCCATAGTCTTGCCGGAGTTAAGAAATCAATACCGGGCAGCAAGAAATAAGGCCAGTGAGCTAATCAATTGCTGACATGGGGAGTTAAACTATCTTGAAATCAGCCCAAAAGCTGGTGGTGCTGGCATTTAGTTCCCATGTGCTGCCCAGCACTggcatttcagcatttcagttcCCAGAAATGGAGTCTAGATGAGTACACCTCTCAATGCAGGGGTACAGTCAGAACAACATTGGATCACCATTAAACCAGTGAGGAAGATGTGCACGCTCCAGCCTTAAAGGACTGATACCATTGTGAAAGGCATCTGATTCCTTCCGTTGCTTAGTACGTGATTTTTGAGCACAATCTCTATAAGCAAAGcattgcaaaattatttcatgatGATGCAGGTTTAAGCAACATGGTGGGAGGGTGAGAGCTGATGACATAAATTCTATGCAGCCTTCAAGAAACATCCAAAGATTAATAAATACAAAGCCAGGGTTTATGATTGTGTCAGCAAAGTCTTAGGGCTCTGTCCTGATACAGAGGCAGAAGCAAATCTCCCATTGAAGCATGGGGAGCTTTACGGCTGTAAGGATTTCAGAATCAGGCCAGCAGATTATGCACAATACAATCCAAAAAGATGGGAGGCTTATTCTCTGTGATCTGAACAGGTGAATGACTATGTGctagaaacaatttaaaagatAATCGTATGTATTTATTCTCTGTATATATGTTGAATTAGAATGTAAATATCGTCTGTTTGAAAAACTacttatttaaagaaacaagacTTTTAGAATCACGCTTCCCACAAGTACAGTTATTAATCTGTTGGTTGGGTGTTTGTCTGTCTGTCAGGCTTTCTCTGAGAGCCGGGTGATCCCAACTCTTACCACGCAAGAGCTCACCTTATTTTAGACAGCAAAGAATCTGCTCATCCAGCCAGGAGTCTGTCTGGTGTGGATTCTTCAGTGTCTAATATGCTGCAAAGACACcagcagaaacagagcaagTCAGACCATCAGAAGCAGGAATTAGTTTCCAGAAGAGCAATCTGAATTTTGTCTGTAAATGATTGATGTGTGAATGCCAAGATTTTTTCAGGTAGCACAATTTTCAAGAGCCATTTGAGAGTCCTTAGAGGACATGACTTTCAGAAATGGGCAAGCACTGAAAATCTaagaatactttaaaatatttcaagttagAAACCAAAAGTCAAGATTCCCAGGAATGTTGCATCATTACACACATGCAAGTACAGAATTAGTACTCAGGTGTGACCCATTTACATTCAGTAAGCTTCCATGCATTCTGAAGTATACAGTCTGCATTGCTGTGACAtgagattaaatatttattattgtcTTGCTTTTAATTGCTAACAAGCATGAAAATTACCCTGGCTGTTTCCTAAAGAAGGAACTGATTGGTTTTCTCTGGTTGTACAAAATACATATTGAAATTGAGAGACAAAAATTCAAGGACTGGTGGTATGAAGCCATGTATGGACCAACTTGCTATGGCGGGTATTTTTTAACGTGTTGTCTGTAACAAGAGTAGCCTTTGTATTATAATCAGTTTAGAAATcatgttgttgggtttttttcattgaagtATACAACAGTAAGTGATCTTAGTCACCAGTAATGCTTTCTGACATGCAATTTATTATGGTCCTAAAGTAGATTCTGCAGAGCCCAGGGGATACACCTCCTTTAAGGACCTTTGGGGGAACAAATCTTACTATCAGTGAGTGTTTTAAACTAGTATTTCTCTGTATCTTGGCAAGATACTAATTTTATTGctctccctttttatttcttttctggttaTAAATGGTATATGGATCTCGTGAGGAGAATGGAGTAGACCAGGACAGAACATATTTCCCTCAATGTTCTTTCTGAGTGTATTTGTTTTATGTATTACAGGAAGCAGCCATGAGCTGCTGGATCCAGTTCAGTGATGGATCCGTCATGCCCCTGGATATTTTTGACTCCAAAGACTTCTCCTTGTCAGTTACATCTCTGGATGAGAAGGTGGTCTCCATTCACCATGACCCCAAGTTCAAGTGGCCTGTGATTGCTGCTGAGACAGAAGGCCAGGGGACACTGGTGAAGGTAGAGATGGTGATCAGTGAGTCATGCCAGAAATCCAAAAGAAAGAGCATCTTAGCTGTTGGAAGTGGTAGCATTAGAGTCAAGTTTGGACAGAGTGATGCTAACGCTAACATCAGTGACAGTAAACACAGGGGTGCTGGTGTCCACCTAGATAATCGTGCCAGTGACTGGCAtcaaaaaaacagttttcaggaaaGACCTGGGCTAGATGGCCAGTACTACAGCTCCTCAATGGGCCTTGAGCAAGGCAAAGGAACCACCACTCAAAGGcctattttaaacaaaaaagaagacagagaaagcCTCCTGGATGACAACAGTCACCTGCAGAACATCCCAATAGACTTCACAAGTTTCCCTGCACAGGTGGATCTGCCAAGAAACAATGGAGATTTTGAAGAGAATGACCTAGTCCAGGCACCTAGGGGACTGAGCGATCTGGAGATAGGAATGTATGCTCTTCTGGGAGTCTTTTGCCTGGCAATTCTGGTCTTCCTTATCAATTGTGTCACTTTTGCTTTGAAGTACAGAAACAAACAAGCTCCCTTTGAAGAGCAAGAAGGCATGAGCCACTCTCATGACTGGGTTGGGCTAAGCAACAGGACAGAACTTCTGGAGAATCACGTGAATTTCTCAACCCAACAGGATGAACGTATCACAGCCATTGACAGAGGAGTGGACTACGAAGAGAGCAAATATCTCCTCAACACAAATGCCcccaaaaatattaatggaCAGTCTTTTAGGTCTACTGAGTCCACATTTACTgaagggaaagaacagaaaagtgaaCCAACTACTTCTCCTACCTCTAAGAGGAAACGGGTTAAATTCACCACCTTTACCACCATCTCCTCTAATGATGGGTGTCCAACTGTCAACTCGATCTTGATGAGTAGTGAGGATGACATTAAATGGGTCTGCCAGGATATGGACCTGGGGGAGTGCAAAGAGCTTAAAAACTATATGGAGAGATTACATGAAAATGTGTAATGAGACACAAAAGacctttttgtttggttggtttgtttgtttgtttttcactcaCCTTCTGCCTTTAATTTCGGGTAGTGGGGCAAAACATTGTAGTGAAAACAAGAATCAGCTAGTGAATACTAACTCAATGGAGCCCCAAGAAGCCATCcaaaagcagctgggagagcagagaTCCTGGACAGCTCTTAAAAGTCAAGTCTTCTCTGTGCTCAGAGTTGGAAGTGAGAGATGTGTGTGGCTTTTTGATGCATgataacatggaaaaaaaacgCAACTTGGCAAAATAATATGGTTGCATTCTCTGAGCTTTCCCAGGAAATCAATAAATATAACAAACTCCAGTGCAGTTTGGATATTACAAAGTTCGCACAGCTCTACTGTTCAATATTGCAAGGTttagttaaaagcaaaaatggtgTCAGAATAAATAGATCCATGAAGAGAGCTTGTCACTCAATCCATAGGCAGAGAATATACCTCCAAGAACATTAATTTAAAGCTGACAAAACCCAACAGTGTGAGCAAAGAGCTCCCAGAGCTGAAAAGTCATGAGTTTCCAAAGAATctggaggggggggaaaggagtAACAGGGCTGTTGACTAACCAGCATGTTTGCCTCCCAAGCACTGAGTACAGATACATACACACAGTTAAGACTGAAACTCTCTTTTTAGGTAGATGCCAAGGTAATAAATTTTGCCAGccaattttcagtatttcataatTTGTAAAATAGGAGAAGATGTAATCTAGACTAAGAATATCACTCATATAAAGGAAGGTCTGTTCTGGAAAGTTTGAGACAgcaagctatttttaaaagtccacTTTGATTGTCCTGTTTCAGATTTGTATTCCCAGCCATTTCCCTGGAGCAGTACCCATTTGGTAACCTGAGGGCACTTACGAGCATCAGTCAACCTTGGAAGCATGTggtttcctccttcccttccatgCGCACTCGCTTCTCTACGGTGTGCTGTTGCCAAGCTCAGACACGGTTGGTACCACGCTGTTACTTGCTTTACATGCTGTCAATTACCAAAGTTGGCCACTCTCTTGGGTAAGTGTAACTTGTGCTGAACTCAGACACCAACAGCACCTGCCTCTTCATCTGTCCCCTTCCCTGGGAGAAGTCAAgtttttcagttccttctgcTCGTGCTTCTTTAGACCCCTACTCAACACGTTTAGAGGGCATTTGAAGGTCACAGGAATGCTGCACATTCAGCATTGAAACCTGAACAGCTAAATGCAGTagataacaattttttttttctcccagaggTGATgattatcttttgttttcccctgaGAAGGATGTACATACGGTAGGATTTCAGAGATTATCCTTTGAATCCGTTGTGCCCTCCAGCCCTAAAACCATGACGTTTTTTGTGAGGTCCAAAAGCAATCTCCAATGACCAGTGGCAAAGTGCCAAAGCAGTAACTAAAATCCAGCTTGTATTTcaagttttcctttattttccagagTGAGTCCTCGCCCTTCTTTTATTAGTAAGTCTCTTTCTGTCATTGCATCTAGGTTGCTGAGTTTAATGCACACCCGCCCTCCCACAAACACTTAGATTGAATCCCTCTATATTTAGAATGTACTGTAGATTGTAAgaatgtaatatatatatttataaacatgcCAACTGTgaataaaatttgcattttagtGGCTTCATCTTTTTTCCTACTCTGAACGCCTCTTCCCTTTTACTGTCTGAACGTTTATCCTAAAAGAGACTGGCAGCAATATGGAGACTTGTCCTTTGATGGAACGCTGAATTAAGGCTCAGGGCACCATCTAGTCTCAAAAGTTTTACATTGTGCAATGTTAGGGGGAGAAGGTAAAACATCAACAACATGTTATGCTACGGATGTATTTGCACCAAGTCACCCTTCCAAGATTTGAAACTATTTGCAAATAAATCCACATGCATATTTCTCTCCTGAAAGCCTGTTATATGAGTTTCTGATTTTGGAGCTGTTGGGAAGATCTGCATTTGGctaaatgtgttttaaacacACTTTAAAACAGTAAGTTGGTGTGAATAAAGTGTGCCCAAAATTTTGGAGAGCAATTATTTGCACATCAgatggtttttgctttttttcagtacCTCTCATCATGGCCTGGACTACTCCTGTGCAAGCTCAAGGACAAAGTGCAACAGTAAGGACAGCTGCAGCGCAGGGCCCAGACTAGCTCTGGATGAGCGCTCAGGTGAGGGAAGCATCCTTGGTGGTGTATCAAAGcactgcagcctcccagcagtTTCAGCGGTGGTCTAGCCCCCTGTCTTGCCTCCAAATCTGGAGCTCTTTTGGGTGTTTTTTACACATCGCTACATTGTGTTCACAGAGTTACCCTCAGCGATGTGGAGGTCAGGGTAAAAGTGGCCAAATCTCAGCTGGCAGTCTGTGCGGATCAGATGTGTGCATGCATGAAAGATTGTCTTGCAAAAGCGTCCCTGCACGGCCAGtctttctccttcagaaagAGCAGGCACAAGCCATGCTGGGAGGAGGCTGTCAGAATTGCTTTACCAGTGAGTTGCTATGGTAAACCCAGATTTCTGCATTAGCTGCCTCTGGGGAACATGAATAACTAACAGCAAGTTCATCTGGTAGCACAATCCGCCGAAATGAGCTAGGACAAAACAGCCACCAGCTACGATGCTAAGGGTACTGACATTCAGATTCATGCCTTTCTGCTTGCTCAGAGATCCCTGCTGTCTTCCACAGCTGTAGCTTGCTATTATCCATGGAGCAGGACTAATTAATAGTATGGAGTGATCTTTGTCCATAGATCTCAAAGTGCTCTGAGCCAGGTGGATTCCTTATTGACATGGAGAACACCAAGGTTAAGTGATTTGCCCAAAGTTACAGAAAATCTATGGCAAAACCTGGGCATAGAGACATcacttctccccaccccccctttaATGTTTCAGTCACTGAGCATCCTGAGCTCTGCTCAAGGAGAAGCCAGAGTGGATTGTGGCCATCTGTATGCAAGCAAACACTCTTAGCTAATCTCCTAGTAGCACAATAAATCAACTTCCtatagaaatttttttaatgtatctgtTGGGGTGTGGGTATGTTCACTTTTTTCACAGTGCAAGGCCCATATTTTTGAGTGAGTTTCTGCATCATGGAGTATCTCGGGAGGGAAAGCTTGTGTTTCAGGCAATAATATGAGATGCCCATTTGGCACTTGAAGGGGGCTACATTCTGTTCCCCTTCATAAAAACAGTGATGGTGTTTAGATGCTGCATGCATATAACATTTTGCTGCGGCTCCCACTGGCTATCTCTTGAGCCTGATAAGGAGCCCTGCTAATAGCGATAGGTCTTCTCTGTGtgttaattactttttttttttttttttggctgttgccttcttattttcatgtttaagtCTCTTTTCATGTGAGTAGCTAGACTGATACAGGCATGTTAACAGAAGAGAATATATCTGATGCactttggcttttctttatatattaaTACAATCAGGAGTAGAAACTCGATTGTCCTATAAATCAGGTAAGCTGGTTCTTTACTGtcttccttcattttaaaagcttcccCTTCAGCAGTCTAAAATATGTAGTGGTTTAGACCAAGCTGCATTAATACAGCAGGGAATTCAAAGTCTGAGCAAGGCAGCTAAGTAATTGTTTTGGAACAATAGTTCTACAGAGTTAAGTGacttgaaaaaacagaatagGTATTAAATCGATGTGCAGCCTGCACTAAGTAGCTCTAGAAACTACTTTCACACCTCGTTTCCATGACGAATGAGATGTAAATGAAATGATCACACTGGAAACACTTCAGCTCTGTGTATGCTCAGCTTCTCCAAGACTGGCTGCTCTCATTCCCCTGTGGTCTGAGGGGCTGCTTCATTGTGGAAGATCCTTAGTGAGAGCTAAAGACTAATGTACTACAATTTCCAAGTGTTTCAGGTGTGTCACTTAGGAGAGAGTGTCTGTTGGACTCATGTATGTATTGATCAACCAGAGTCCAGTAAGCATCACTGAAGAATTAACTCATGCAAGGAGCTATCACTGCCAAATATTGTGTTTAGGAAATGgcacaagcatttaaaaaaaaaacaacaacaatctCTCAGAGATGAATTTATTTAGTCCTTGAAAGCCCAGGAACTCTGTcacatatttctgtgtttattgtAGTACTATATCCTATCCATGCACAGCATTAGAGCACTGCAGCAACACATGCTAACTGCCTACAGTACAATACCTACCATAGAAAATCAGTTCTATGTTACTACCAGCCCACACTGTCAGAAGTACAGAAGACAGCGTGTAGAGcaatgaaggcagtgggttgattgacatggatgatgtgcagctgtagctcattcctgctaagtagttaaatagccctgaggagtgtaGGAGAGGTGGCTGACTGGAGGAGGAGCAGTAGTTAGTTggtctctggaggaaggagaaacagatgTGCAGTAGAATCTGCCTGATGataaagccttgttgcagctgatAGCTTGTTTATGCATGCAACAACAGTGTACCTGTTTTTGTAGTAGGAGAGGCTTGTGTCCTGCAGGAGAGTTACATGGTGCCAACCTGAGCTCCTTACACAGGGGTAGCAGAACTAACTGTTCTTCACTGCCATGTTGGCCTCAGAATGAGCTGCTCTGGGACAGGTAGGAGACCAGGAGAGCTCTAAAACAAGGTAGGATACCACTTGCAAAGTGCTGAGGAGATGGGATTCGTGCTTGCTTCCAGTTAATTTCTCACTGTTTGAAAACTCCGTAGGAGGGGCTGCTTATGCACTTAACATCAGGCATATGTTTAAGCACTTTTCTGAATGGATGTTTGGTCTCCAACAGCCATCATCTTCCTCGTGCATAAATAATGCCTCTTTCCTGTGACATTGGTGAGTGTGCTGGTTGGCTTCTTAGTGAGAGCTTTAATAGATGAAGTTCAAAAATGGCAGCAATAATGGCCTGagaagagcagagcacagcaccTGGTATATTGTGCCCATAATCAGGAGTGTTAGGAGGGCCAGGGTTACATGAGTCAAGCAAGTATGCCTGAAACTGTATAATTTTCAACCTTTTTGCTGATTTGATATGAAGACCTCTGTCAACAAATCCTTCATTATGCAGacttcctgctccagctctggaaGGAACAGCAAATTAAGCAGCCCACATATGTAATATTAAtggctggagaagcagcactgcTACTCTGTTTGTATGTACTGCCAATGCTCATTAAAAAATTCCTGTCACATTGGAAGGATGGCTGGTAGATTACATACGACAAGTTCATGCATCTGTCTCCTTAAGACAGCCCCCAGAGCCTGGAGGGACATGTTCGGTACTGAACCACATTTGTTTGCACCATCTACCAGAACTCACTTGCTCCTTGTTTTGGTGGGTACAAATGAGGCCACCTGTTGAATTCCCCTTCTGCAATCACAGACACTTCTCTAACTctgatgctgtgccagcacacTGACAGTGGCTGGATATTACCTATTTGGTTCCTGAATTCAGTGGCAGAACTCAAACCAGTATTACGAGCACAGAAATTTTGCAATTTTGAAATGTAACAGGGACTCTGCTTGTTCATGTTCAGACCTTTGTTCCTAATAATTAAACTAGAGCTTTCTACAGTCAGTTAACATATTAATGACCTAAAAACCAGAGAGCTTCACTGTTCAGCCCAGATGACAGGAGACTGCAAAGATGATTTAAGAGTCCcattttcaatattttgctCAGTAAGCACAGATGAACAGCATGGAGGAGAAAAGGATAGAAGTAAGGCGGCTATACTCTCCATGAGCACTGCTTTCTTTAGCACATGCTGGATGTGTCTAGCTGCCTGTAGCAGAAGCATGGGTGCAGTGGTAGCTACAGATTTTCACTGCAGCTTATCCCCCATCTGCTCCTGCATATTAGCATCTTGGCCTGCTTATACAGAGGCCAGTTCCAGGAGCTGGTCCTGGGAGCCCCAGCTGCATCCCTGTGTGGCAATGCTCAGgagaaaagcacagagcaacTTTCTTTCAGTGAGCCATCAAAATCACAAGTTTTCTCTGAGCAGCTCACCCCTTGTGCTATGCCATGAGGCCCCACTGCAGAACTGACAGGTATCACCCACCAATTGCCTCTGCCTGTGTGAGCGTTCAGGGCTGCCCAACCTCTTCGGTATCTCACTGGGTATTAATAGAGAAGTGTGGGCTTAAGAGCAGGTGCTAAATGGGTCCCCAAGAGCTTTAGTTCTTCTCCCAGCACTGACAATCCATGTGCCTCTGCTTCCTCTATTGCGCCTTCTGGATTGTTTGCTTAGATTAAAGTCTGCAGGACTGTgccctgcctgcgctgctgcaCAAGCAGGGCCATGTTGTTTGGTGGCAAGTGATATTGCACAATCCCATGTGCCCCTGTTTCTCCAGCAAATTCTTTGTCTGACTGACTGCAGACACCAATTTTCCATCTTGTTGTCATCAAGCCAAAAACCCAAATCACTGTGCTCCTCTCTGCcattaataatttttgcagGGTATTTTTCTCAGTCCTCCCTCTCAGGCCTCATCAATACCTTTGCTCTTAGTGTTTGGCATTCCCTTCTGTTCTGCCAGTCAGAATATCAAGGTCAAATCaattgcttttgtgtttctccCTTAAATAAATAGTGTCGGGCTGCCATGTCctaacacaaaatattttgtaatgaaaaatccCAAGTATTGATCAGACCTAGTTCTGTACCTAGCTCTCTGCACAGGCTTGATGGTAGCTTTCATATAGCACTCAATAATGTGTCTTTTGCAAGACCAATTCATACAGCTTAAAGAGGCATTTTTGGCAGGCTGCAGGCGCAAggtcagaaatacttttttcattacaCTGCATAGCCCCCACACAGTCATGCCAGCCCCTGAAGAGCCAagaggattttttgttttgtccccTGGTCTAGTATAGCACCAGTGTCCCCCACTCCTAAAGCATCAGTGATGAGGGACTGTAATTGAAGAGGATGCTCTTCCAACCTAATTATAATGATTTGTGAGACTACTGGGAATGATGGCTGCAAAGCAACAGCAGACAGAGAGGACAGACAGACAATCTGAGCACCATTACTCAAATCAGGTCTTAACCCAGGGGAATTTCAAGGTTTTGAAGCAAGAGATGTGCCAGAGTGCAGAAAAATTTGCTAACAGCTGAATTGCGCTGCTTTGATGCTCCTAAAAACATAACATTACCCTCTCCTCTTTGGAGTCACGCCCTTACATCTTGAAAGCCTGGCTCAGCTTCTCATCACTACCCCTCAGCAATGGCCTGGGCTATAAATGGCCTCTCCTCCATTTGGGACATAGGCTTGGAAGCTCTGTAGaggatggagaaaaagaaagtggcaGAGGGGGGAGAAAGGAGCAAAGGGGACTTAGCTAAGCTGGGACAAGGGAGGCCTGACCTGTTGGGAAGGGGAACAGCAATAAACACTGCCATTTCTGGGCTTCAGGAGGTGTCGACAGCCTGTCTGTGTACTGCAGAGTGCCCAGCTACCCCTGAAAGCAGACCTGAGCTGTCAGGAACAGTGCGGTCTGTAGTAGGATTTGCAGGGCTCTGGGTGTCACCTGCTCAGCCTGGGAGGGCCTGGGCTGTGTCTCACCTGCCTTCTGCCTgcctcagcccagcctgggctggctcGGGCTCCCACCAGCACAGTACGTGTCCTTGGTGAAAGGTTGCTGGTTTAATCACGAGCTCCCTGGTCTGCTCCCAATGGGGCTGGTGTTGGGCGTATATAATGCGGTTGCAAAGCACAAATCTCTGAAGGAAATGCCTCCCTCAGTTAGTCGTACCTGCTGCTTTGGCTTTGGATGGAAGCAAAGGGTGGGAGATTATAATTTTGTATTATAGGCCAGAAGGAAGCCTTAAACAAGACATACTCATGTGGTTctctgtatgtatatatacatatatgtatgctTACATGTATGCGAAGTAGACTTATACTGTACCTGTTTCTAGCCGTAATTCATAATTTTCTTACTACAAACTTACCCATCCCCgttttaatattttcacttaCCATACTTTGAAGAGCTAGAAATACCTTGTCAGATTGAGACAGCTCTTGAGAAGTTTAATTTTCCTAATGCTTGTTGGAAATCCCCTTTCTGAATCTGCAGGAATGTTAAGGTTCTTAGCATGAGCTGTTCAGAGAGGGAATTTGCAAGTAAAGCTGCCAGTGAATTGCAATTGGGTTAGGAGAGGCTTGACGGACAGCACTGATGGGTGCAGGATCTGTCTCCCGAGGTGGGAAGGACACTTGTTGAGCCTGCTGTGGGTGGCAGagatgggggcggggggcgtaGGGTAAGCGCCAGccacttgttttctctctgccagACCTACAGGGAAATACATAGAGAAAATTAGAGCAGCAGCACACGGGGCATTTACAATCAAAGGTAACAGTGGTAatggcttttgctgctgattcCCCACCTGGATTTCTAATGTCACCGTTTCTGGCTGTCACAGCTGGCAGGAACT
The Falco rusticolus isolate bFalRus1 chromosome 1, bFalRus1.pri, whole genome shotgun sequence genome window above contains:
- the TMEM132D gene encoding transmembrane protein 132D isoform X2; the encoded protein is MQIDFEIEDLTDLPGTQLITWQVEYLGDTTSDLGISKIYVNQKDLVGVLPLAMEAEILNTAILTGKTVAVPVKVISVEDDGTVTDLLESVECRSSDEDVIKVSDRCDYVFVNGKEMKGKVNVIVNFTYQHLSAPLEITVWVPRLPLQIEVSDTELNQIKGWRVPIISNKRPARDSDDEEEDERKGRGCTLQYQHAMVRVLTQFVAEASDPGGQLSYLLGSDWQIDITNLVSDFMQVEEPRIAKLQDGQVLIGQELGMTTIQILSPLSDAILAEKTVTVLDEKVTITDLGVQLVTGLSLSLQLSPGSNKAIFATAVAQELLQSPKQEAAMSCWIQFSDGSVMPLDIFDSKDFSLSVTSLDEKVVSIHHDPKFKWPVIAAETEGQGTLVKVEMVISESCQKSKRKSILAVGSGSIRVKFGQSDANANISDSKHRGAGVHLDNRASDWHQKNSFQERPGLDGQYYSSSMGLEQGKGTTTQRPILNKKEDRESLLDDNSHLQNIPIDFTSFPAQVDLPRNNGDFEENDLVQAPRGLSDLEIGMYALLGVFCLAILVFLINCVTFALKYRNKQAPFEEQEGMSHSHDWVGLSNRTELLENHVNFSTQQDERITAIDRGVDYEESKYLLNTNAPKNINGQSFRSTESTFTEGKEQKSEPTTSPTSKRKRVKFTTFTTISSNDGCPTVNSILMSSEDDIKWVCQDMDLGECKELKNYMERLHENV